ATCCCAGACCATGGTGTTGCCCACGGCGTTCAGGTAGGCGCCGCGGTGGTGGTAGACCACGCCCTTGGGGTCGCCCGTGGTGCCGGAGGTGTAGTTGAGGGCAATGGCGTCCCACTCGTTGTCCGGGTTCTGCCACTGGAACTGCGGGTCGCCCTCGGCGAGCAGCGCCTCGTAGTCCAGCTCGCTCAGCGCTTCGCCTTCCCCGTACTCCGGGTCGTCCACGTCGATCACCAGAATGTCGCGGTCGACCCGGCTCAATGCCTCGCGGACCACCGGTGCGAACTCGCGGTCGGCGATCAGCGCCCGGGCCTCGCCGTGGCCCAGCATGAACGCGATGGCCTCCGCATCCAGGCGGGTGTTGAGGGCGTTCAGCACGGCACCGACCATGGGCACGCCGAAATGCGCCTCCAGCATCTCCGGGATGTTGGGCAGCATCGCCGCCACCGTGTCGCCCTTGCCGATGCCGCGGTTGTGCAGCGCGCCAGCGAGACGCCGGCAGCGCGCATAGGTCTCGGCCCAACTCCGGCGGATGCTGCCGTGGATGACCGCGGTACGCTCCGGGTAGACACTGGCGGTGCGCTCGATGAAGGTAAGGGGCGACAGCGGCGTGTAGTTGGCGGGCGTCTGCCCGAGGTGCTGCTCGAAGATGGATGATGCAGGCTGGTGCATTGCGTCTCCTCCGCACAACGGTTGCTTGATTCGATATTTTATGGTGGAAGAACGTAGCAACAGTTGCGCAGTATTGCAAAATCACCTAGAACATATCGTATAAATACTATATGACGAACCCCATCGTGAGCGCTCTCACCCGCGCTTTTGGCGCCGCCGCACTGGCTCCGGACCAGCGAGCCCGCGTCCTGGCCATGAGCCGGCTGCTTGAAGCGTGGTGCCCCGACCAGGCGTACGCCGCCTTCGTGCGCCATCCCGCCGGCGATCTCCTGCAACCGGTGGCGGGGATGCGCCGGCTGCAGCACGGACAGATCAGGCGTACCAGCGGGGGGAGCGATCAGGGCCTGAACGAGCACCTTGCGACGTGCACGCCCACGCCCCTGGACACCGCCGCGAGCCGGTGCCCGGACACGCCGGTACTGGCACGCCTGAAAGCAGCCGCCCCGGACACGCAGTGGCAACTGGTGCGAGCCGCGCTACCGGATGGCGGCGACGCCCTGTTCGCCATCGCCGAACCCGTGGGCGCCGATGCGCTGGCCGTGGCCGTGATGCTGGCCGGGGTGCTCCAGCACATCA
This is a stretch of genomic DNA from Aquisalimonas asiatica. It encodes these proteins:
- a CDS encoding AMP-binding protein; this encodes MHQPASSIFEQHLGQTPANYTPLSPLTFIERTASVYPERTAVIHGSIRRSWAETYARCRRLAGALHNRGIGKGDTVAAMLPNIPEMLEAHFGVPMVGAVLNALNTRLDAEAIAFMLGHGEARALIADREFAPVVREALSRVDRDILVIDVDDPEYGEGEALSELDYEALLAEGDPQFQWQNPDNEWDAIALNYTSGTTGDPKGVVYHHRGAYLNAVGNTMVWD